A genomic stretch from Helianthus annuus cultivar XRQ/B chromosome 1, HanXRQr2.0-SUNRISE, whole genome shotgun sequence includes:
- the LOC110878076 gene encoding uncharacterized protein LOC110878076, whose translation MEASSLHNHHTKPLLPKPDPAMLHHHLPAVDLIEPPPAPSLTRPPDLDETDYSTSFADTASSNHNNSATVSDAEVDSQFSNDGNGFSAPSFDDFGTVLRVRKKRLTSHWRSFIRPLMWRCKWAELKIKQFESQALEYAKKVAARNATKHLASNQSIPEGFSSRSMPYTKRRQRKLMKRRKRARIEDTTDADLYMSQHVLFSYNESKKSDQDEVSVLDDFDDPEQNTPNPEVHGLGMQNHLSFFEDEDNEIEHILHKIETTHSRVHKLKSQLELVFSENSQMFPFSENENNLGPSEEQTRTVHSPTFSNSEFDMGGLEMYEHEGFHIPDIIESTVGTLSSIDVTQHQSQFGDSCEKILDNMLVHDETTEAEKQALRNNQQHPITVKQEDESAMESDTATKDVVQEQSSVKPFSEFQIPINKRKRGERKAGTSKWNIQLPGEPDSQ comes from the exons ATGGAAGCCTCCTCTCTACACAACCACCACACCAAACCTCTGCTCCCTAAACCTGATCCTGCAATGCTCCACCACCACCTCCCCGCCGTTGACCTCATCGAACCTCCGCCGGCTCCTTCCTTGACCAGACCACCTGATTTGGACGAAACTGATTACTCCACTTCATTCGCCGACACCGCCTCCTCAAACCACAACAATTCCGCTACAGTTAGCGATGCTGAAGTCGATTCACAGTTTTCTAACGACGGAAACGGATTCTCTGCTCCGTCCTTTGATGATTTCGGAACTGTTCTTCGTGTCAG GAAGAAGCGGCTGACAAGTCACTGGAGAAGTTTTATACGTCCGTTAATGTGGCGTTGTAAATGGGCAGAATTAAAGATAAAGCAGTTCGAGTCACAAGCTTTAGAATATGCCAAAAAGGTTGCAGCTCGGAATGCAACAAAACATTTGGCTTCAAATCAGTCTATTCCAGAAGGGTTTAGTTCAAGGTCAATGCCGTATACTAAAAGGCGCCAAAGGAAACTCATGAAGAGGAGGAAACGGGCGAGAATCGAAGATACAACCGATGCTGACTTATATATGTCACAGCATGTTCTCTTCTCCTATAATG AAAGTAAGAAGTCAGATCAAGATGAAGTCTCTGTGCTGGATGATTTTGATGATCCAG AACAAAATACACCCAATCCAGAAGTTCACGGTCTCGGCATGCAAAACCATTTATCATTTTTCGAAGACGAAGATAACGAGATAGAGCACATTCTTCACAAGATTGAAACAACTCACTCTCGGGTTCACAAATTAAAATCCCAACTTGAGTTGGTGTTCTCCGAAAATTCTCAGATGTTTCCTTTCTCCGAGAATGAAAATAATCTTGGTCCTTCTGAAGAACAAACACGAACCGTTCATAGCCCTACTTTCTCCAACTCAGAATTTGACATGGGAGGTTTAGAAATGTATGAGCATGAGGGTTTTCATATACCCGATATAATCGAAAGCACGGTGGGGACGTTGTCATCTATTGATGTTACCCAGCATCAGTCACAATTCGGAGACTCATGTGAAAAG ATTTTGGACAATATGCTGGTACATGATGAAACTACTGAAGCAGAAAAACAAGCCTTACGAAATAACCAACAGCATCCGATCACAGTAAAGCAGGAAGACGAGTCAGCTATGGAGTCCGACACTGCAACAAAAGACGTCGTTCAAGAACAATCATCTGTCAAACCGTTTTCAGAATTCCAAATTCCAATAAACAAGAGAAAACGAGGAGAGCGAAAAGCTGGTACAAGTAAATGGAATATACAACTTCCTGGCGAGCCCGATAGCCAGTGA